A single region of the Actinoplanes sp. SE50/110 genome encodes:
- a CDS encoding ABC transporter ATP-binding protein: MTVIEVSNLSKRYGDTVAVRDVSLAVEDGEIFGILGPNGAGKTTTVECVAGLREPDGGTITVLGRAPRDPALRLQVGVQLQESRLQDKLTVREALELYSAFYPEPADWRTLAGELGLEGKLRTSYSKLSGGLKQRLSIALALIGNPRIAILDELTTGLDPAARRDTWDLIESVRDRGVTVVLVTHFMEEAERLCDRLAVIDKGAVIALDTPAGLVARTETGQTIRFRPSAPLDDALLTALPEVRGVRRLGDRVEVTGTGNLLGAVSSMLAVHQIVANDLRLEQASLDDAFVRLTGVPTQE; the protein is encoded by the coding sequence ATGACAGTCATCGAGGTCAGCAACCTCAGCAAGCGTTACGGGGACACGGTCGCGGTCCGCGACGTGTCGCTTGCCGTCGAGGACGGCGAGATCTTCGGCATCCTCGGCCCGAACGGGGCCGGCAAGACCACCACCGTCGAGTGCGTCGCCGGGCTTCGCGAGCCGGACGGCGGGACGATCACCGTGCTCGGCCGCGCACCGCGGGATCCGGCGCTGCGGCTCCAGGTCGGCGTGCAACTCCAGGAGAGCCGGCTGCAGGACAAATTGACGGTACGCGAGGCGCTGGAACTGTACAGCGCCTTCTATCCCGAGCCGGCGGACTGGCGGACGCTGGCCGGTGAACTCGGGCTCGAGGGCAAGCTGCGAACGTCGTACAGCAAACTGTCCGGAGGGTTGAAACAGCGACTCTCGATCGCGCTGGCCCTGATCGGCAACCCGCGGATCGCCATCCTCGACGAGCTGACCACCGGGCTCGACCCGGCCGCCCGCCGGGACACCTGGGACCTGATCGAGTCGGTCCGCGACCGCGGCGTCACCGTCGTGCTGGTCACCCACTTCATGGAGGAGGCCGAGCGACTCTGCGACCGGCTCGCGGTGATCGACAAGGGCGCGGTGATCGCCCTGGACACCCCGGCCGGCCTGGTGGCCCGCACCGAGACCGGGCAGACGATCCGGTTCCGCCCGTCCGCCCCGCTCGACGACGCCCTGCTCACCGCGCTGCCCGAGGTGCGCGGGGTGCGCCGGCTCGGCGACCGGGTCGAGGTGACCGGCACCGGCAACCTGCTCGGCGCGGTCAGCTCGATGCTCGCCGTCCACCAGATCGTCGCCAACGACCTGCGCCTGGAGCAGGCCAGCCTCGACGACGCCTTCGTCCGCCTGACCGGCGTCCCCACCCAGGAGTGA
- a CDS encoding response regulator transcription factor, which yields MIGVLIVDDHPVVRDGLRGMFTADDRFTVLGEAGDGREALAVAAAVQPDVILMDLRMPVMDGVTTIRSLQESGSVARVLVLTTYDTDSDVLPAIKAGATGYLLKDAPREELFRAVVAAHRGESVLSPAVAGRLMGRLRAPAGEKEPLSQRELEVLTLIARGCSNRETAGRLFISEATVKTHLLHAYAKLGVRDRAAAVATAFERGLLGRD from the coding sequence GTGATCGGGGTGCTGATCGTCGACGACCACCCGGTGGTCCGTGACGGGCTGCGCGGCATGTTCACCGCCGACGACCGGTTCACCGTGCTCGGCGAGGCCGGGGACGGCCGGGAAGCCCTCGCCGTCGCGGCGGCGGTCCAGCCCGACGTGATCCTGATGGATCTGCGGATGCCGGTGATGGACGGGGTGACCACCATCCGGTCGCTCCAGGAGAGCGGGTCGGTGGCCCGGGTGCTGGTGCTGACCACCTACGACACCGACAGCGACGTGCTGCCCGCGATCAAGGCGGGGGCGACCGGATATCTGCTCAAGGACGCGCCCCGGGAGGAGCTGTTCCGGGCGGTGGTGGCCGCCCACCGAGGGGAGTCGGTGCTGTCCCCGGCCGTGGCCGGGCGGCTGATGGGGCGCCTGCGGGCGCCGGCCGGCGAGAAGGAGCCGCTCAGCCAGCGGGAGCTCGAAGTGCTGACGCTGATCGCCCGGGGATGCAGCAACCGGGAGACCGCCGGGAGGCTGTTCATCAGTGAGGCGACGGTGAAGACCCACCTGCTGCACGCGTACGCCAAGCTGGGCGTCCGCGACCGCGCCGCGGCCGTCGCCACCGCCTTCGAGCGCGGCCTGCTCGGCCGGGATTAG
- a CDS encoding SRPBCC family protein, translating to MSTVTEFVDVNVPVRTCYDQWTQFEEFPRFMEGVEEIQQLDDTHMHWKTTIAGVTREFDAKITEQLPDERVAWTATDGEKQAGVVTFHRLDDTHTRVTVQLDFDPQGLVELAGDKLGLVDRRIKGDLHRFKEFIESRGGITTGSWRGHIDRPGI from the coding sequence GTGAGCACGGTCACCGAGTTCGTTGACGTCAACGTCCCGGTCCGCACCTGCTACGACCAGTGGACCCAGTTCGAGGAGTTCCCGCGCTTCATGGAGGGCGTCGAGGAGATCCAGCAGCTGGACGACACGCACATGCACTGGAAGACCACCATCGCCGGGGTGACCCGGGAGTTCGACGCGAAGATCACCGAGCAGCTGCCCGACGAGCGGGTGGCATGGACCGCCACCGACGGCGAGAAGCAGGCCGGTGTGGTCACCTTCCACCGCCTGGACGACACGCACACCCGGGTGACGGTCCAGCTCGACTTCGACCCGCAGGGGCTGGTCGAGCTCGCCGGCGACAAGCTGGGGCTGGTCGACCGCCGGATCAAGGGCGACCTGCACCGGTTCAAGGAGTTCATCGAGAGCCGCGGCGGGATCACCACCGGCAGCTGGCGGGGCCACATCGACCGGCCCGGCATCTGA
- a CDS encoding NAD(P)/FAD-dependent oxidoreductase, which yields MDMVDAIVVGAGHNGLVAANLLVDAGWSVRMLEAAGEPGGAVRSGELTAPGYLSDLFSAFYPLGFASPVLRDLHLERYGLAWTHAPNVFSHVLPDGRAATISRDLTATMASMEAFAPGDGERWKHAYDDWADVSDRMLPVILRPFPPVRDGLRLAGRLGSVDSLRLARRLMLSARELGSELFSGEGAQVALAGCALHTDLSPEEAGGGVYGWLLSMLGQEVGWPVPVGGAGQLTAALVRRLTERGGEIVCGTRVSRVLVARGRAMGVRTVDGRDWRAARAVVADVPAPALFLDLVGERWLPGRMAEDLAHFRWDGATVKVDWALTGRIPWRTAEVAGSGTVHLGADLNGLTRYSGKIATGEVPEHPFLLLGQMTTADPSRSPAGTESAWAYTHLPHREDWPADEIAAHVERMEGVIEEQAPGFRNLIAGRHVFAPGDLEAADPSLVGGALGGGTSAAFQQLFLRPIPSLGRADTPVDRLYLSSSSAHPGGGVHGAPGANAARAALARDRALTGGAYRAVINAGHRAIYG from the coding sequence ATGGACATGGTGGATGCGATCGTCGTCGGGGCCGGCCACAACGGATTGGTGGCCGCAAATCTGCTGGTGGACGCCGGTTGGTCGGTCCGGATGCTGGAGGCGGCCGGGGAGCCGGGCGGTGCCGTCCGCTCCGGCGAGTTGACCGCCCCCGGGTACCTTTCGGATCTGTTCAGCGCCTTCTACCCGCTGGGGTTCGCGTCGCCGGTGCTCCGGGACCTGCACCTGGAGCGGTACGGGCTCGCATGGACGCACGCCCCGAACGTTTTCAGTCACGTGCTGCCGGACGGGCGGGCCGCCACGATCAGCCGGGACCTCACCGCGACGATGGCCTCGATGGAGGCGTTCGCGCCCGGGGACGGCGAGCGGTGGAAACACGCGTACGACGACTGGGCGGACGTCTCGGACCGCATGCTCCCGGTGATCCTGCGGCCGTTCCCGCCGGTCCGGGACGGTCTGCGGCTGGCCGGCCGGCTCGGGTCGGTGGATTCCCTGCGCCTGGCCCGCCGCCTGATGCTCTCCGCCCGGGAACTGGGCTCGGAGCTGTTCAGCGGCGAGGGTGCCCAGGTGGCGCTGGCCGGTTGCGCGCTGCACACCGACCTGTCGCCGGAGGAGGCGGGTGGCGGGGTCTACGGCTGGCTGCTGTCCATGCTCGGCCAGGAGGTGGGCTGGCCGGTGCCGGTGGGCGGGGCCGGCCAGCTGACCGCCGCGCTGGTCCGGCGGCTGACCGAGCGGGGCGGCGAGATCGTCTGCGGGACCCGGGTGAGCCGGGTGCTGGTGGCGCGCGGCCGGGCGATGGGGGTGCGGACCGTGGACGGCCGGGACTGGCGGGCCGCCCGGGCCGTGGTCGCCGACGTGCCGGCGCCGGCGCTGTTCCTGGACCTGGTCGGTGAGCGGTGGCTGCCCGGTCGGATGGCCGAGGACCTGGCGCACTTCCGCTGGGACGGGGCCACGGTGAAGGTGGACTGGGCGCTGACCGGGAGGATCCCGTGGCGTACGGCCGAGGTGGCCGGCTCCGGCACGGTGCACCTGGGCGCCGACCTGAACGGGCTGACCCGGTACTCCGGCAAGATCGCCACCGGAGAGGTGCCGGAGCACCCGTTCCTGCTGCTCGGGCAGATGACCACGGCTGATCCGTCCCGGTCACCGGCGGGGACGGAGAGCGCCTGGGCGTACACTCACCTGCCGCACCGCGAGGACTGGCCGGCCGACGAGATCGCGGCGCACGTGGAGCGGATGGAGGGGGTCATCGAGGAACAGGCGCCGGGCTTCCGGAACCTGATCGCCGGGCGGCACGTCTTCGCCCCGGGCGATCTGGAGGCGGCGGATCCGTCGCTGGTCGGGGGCGCGCTGGGCGGCGGCACCTCGGCCGCGTTCCAGCAGCTGTTCCTCCGTCCGATCCCCAGCCTGGGCCGCGCCGACACGCCGGTCGACCGGCTCTATCTGAGCAGCTCGTCGGCGCATCCGGGGGGCGGCGTGCACGGCGCTCCCGGGGCGAACGCGGCCCGCGCGGCGTTGGCCCGGGACCGGGCGCTGACCGGGGGCGCCTACCGCGCCGTGATCAACGCCGGTCACCGAGCGATCTACGGGTGA
- a CDS encoding glycosyltransferase: MRIAMISEHASPLGVGDQHAHVAELSTALAELGHEVRVYVRRTDPAVPEIVPVGAGVHVVHIPAGPPSPLPDEQLLPHMAEFAGRLNELWQRDGWTPDVAHAHFWTSGLAAVTAARQAGIPVVQSFHELGTIQPAGAGPSRTGYERALGRAVDRVVAQTQDEVQGLVRIGVPRAQLTVVPAGVDSERFTPDGPVAPRDPDRTRILSVGKLVEHKGFGDVIQAMRYVPGAEVVVVGGPPADQLPADPGAKSLRALAERFQVADRFRLIGAVPHRDMPSWYRSADLLVAAPWQEQFERSALEAMACGVPIIGTAVGGLTETVVDGLTGDLVPARDPRALGGALRRLVNDKVRRFTYATAALDRARQAYSWKRVAAQIGSVYSAVTGLRRTTAEPEVVA, encoded by the coding sequence GTGCGAATTGCGATGATCTCCGAGCACGCCAGCCCACTAGGCGTGGGCGACCAGCACGCCCACGTGGCCGAACTCTCCACCGCGCTGGCCGAGCTCGGCCACGAGGTGCGCGTCTACGTCCGTCGCACCGATCCGGCGGTGCCCGAGATCGTCCCGGTCGGGGCCGGCGTGCACGTCGTCCACATCCCGGCCGGCCCGCCCAGCCCGCTGCCGGACGAACAACTGCTGCCGCACATGGCGGAGTTCGCCGGCCGGCTCAACGAGCTGTGGCAGCGCGACGGCTGGACGCCGGACGTCGCGCACGCCCATTTCTGGACCAGCGGCCTGGCCGCGGTCACCGCCGCCCGGCAGGCCGGCATCCCGGTGGTGCAGTCGTTCCACGAGCTCGGCACGATTCAGCCGGCCGGCGCCGGCCCGTCCCGCACCGGCTACGAGCGGGCCCTCGGGCGGGCCGTCGACCGGGTGGTCGCGCAGACCCAGGACGAGGTGCAGGGCCTGGTCCGGATCGGGGTGCCACGGGCCCAGCTGACCGTCGTCCCGGCCGGCGTGGACAGCGAGCGGTTCACCCCGGACGGCCCGGTCGCCCCCCGCGACCCGGACCGCACCCGCATCCTCTCGGTCGGCAAACTCGTCGAGCACAAGGGGTTCGGCGACGTCATCCAGGCGATGCGCTACGTCCCCGGCGCCGAGGTGGTGGTGGTCGGCGGTCCGCCGGCCGACCAGCTCCCGGCCGACCCGGGCGCCAAGTCGCTGCGCGCGCTCGCCGAACGCTTCCAGGTCGCCGACCGGTTCCGGCTGATCGGCGCGGTCCCGCACCGGGACATGCCCAGCTGGTACCGCTCCGCCGACCTGCTGGTCGCGGCGCCCTGGCAGGAGCAGTTCGAACGCTCCGCGCTGGAGGCGATGGCCTGCGGCGTGCCGATCATCGGCACCGCGGTCGGGGGGTTGACCGAGACCGTCGTCGACGGGCTGACCGGCGACCTGGTCCCGGCCCGCGACCCACGGGCGCTCGGCGGGGCCCTGCGCCGGCTGGTCAACGACAAGGTGCGCCGGTTCACCTACGCGACCGCGGCCCTCGACCGGGCCCGGCAGGCGTACAGCTGGAAGCGGGTGGCCGCGCAGATCGGCTCGGTCTACTCCGCGGTCACCGGCCTGCGCCGCACCACCGCCGAGCCGGAAGTGGTGGCCTAG
- a CDS encoding ABC transporter permease has translation MNVFVKLTRTELKLQLREPVTAFFSLLFPTILVIILGSIPAFRKPSPELHGGRTIDVYVGIAVALSVAMLGLQVLPMVLAAYRESGVLRRIATTPVRPITLLAAQMAALMVMSLGSAALTIAVGFVAFDVPLAGNFAGFVLAYLLCAAGVFAIGLLIAALAPTGKAGNAIGTLLFFPSMFFAGLWTPREFMPGIVQKIGDYTPMGAGERALHDAMTGHWPNGLSAAVLIGYLAVFGLGAARLFRWN, from the coding sequence ATGAACGTCTTCGTCAAGCTCACCCGCACCGAACTGAAACTGCAGCTGCGCGAGCCGGTCACGGCCTTCTTCTCGCTGCTGTTCCCGACCATCCTGGTGATCATCCTGGGGAGCATCCCGGCGTTCCGGAAACCGTCGCCGGAGCTGCACGGGGGCCGGACCATCGACGTCTACGTCGGCATCGCGGTCGCGCTCAGCGTCGCCATGCTCGGCCTGCAGGTACTGCCGATGGTGCTGGCCGCCTACCGGGAGAGCGGCGTGCTGCGCCGGATCGCGACCACTCCGGTCCGGCCGATCACCCTGCTCGCCGCGCAGATGGCGGCGCTGATGGTGATGTCACTCGGCTCCGCGGCACTGACCATCGCGGTCGGATTCGTCGCCTTCGACGTGCCCCTCGCGGGCAACTTCGCCGGCTTCGTGCTCGCCTATCTGCTCTGCGCGGCCGGCGTCTTCGCGATCGGGCTGCTGATCGCCGCACTGGCGCCGACCGGCAAGGCCGGCAACGCGATCGGCACCCTGCTGTTCTTCCCGTCGATGTTCTTCGCCGGGCTGTGGACACCGCGCGAGTTCATGCCGGGCATCGTGCAGAAGATCGGCGACTACACCCCGATGGGCGCCGGCGAACGCGCCCTGCACGACGCGATGACCGGGCACTGGCCGAACGGGCTCTCGGCGGCCGTCCTGATCGGATATCTGGCCGTCTTCGGCCTCGGGGCCGCGCGGCTGTTCCGCTGGAACTGA
- a CDS encoding sensor histidine kinase translates to MQEQHSRRHSGVAGALLAGSTVLAVIATWTDLPQEPLPLTLGVVGATLVWILAFRALPPTRYQRAPSIALFVALIVLSALLVWCNPLFGFFVWTGYLFTAYMLPGWWALAGAAAVAVVTATAQIGGPALVRGAGGLLLFGTLLVLNAGISMTMTWNEIGKQRTSERRIRTIDALAQANAKLEEALKENAGLHAQLLVQAHEAGVLDERQRMAGEIHDVLAQGLTGIVTQLEAAEAQPADRERHLATAKRLARESLTEARRSVQALRPQRLDGAALPDALGEVVETWAGMHGVRADLILTGTARRLLPEIETTLLRTAQEALANVARHANAGRVGLTLSYMEDMVTLDVRDDGDGFDPARPREVTAAGGFGLDAMRERLARIAGTLEVESESGGGTALSACVPAIAIGAAA, encoded by the coding sequence ATGCAGGAACAGCATTCCCGCCGTCATTCGGGGGTGGCGGGCGCGTTGCTCGCCGGATCGACCGTCCTGGCGGTCATCGCGACCTGGACCGATCTACCCCAGGAGCCGCTTCCGCTGACCCTCGGCGTGGTCGGCGCCACCCTGGTCTGGATCCTGGCGTTCCGCGCTCTGCCGCCGACCCGGTATCAGCGGGCGCCGTCGATCGCCCTGTTCGTGGCTCTGATCGTGCTCAGCGCCCTGCTGGTCTGGTGCAACCCGCTGTTCGGCTTCTTCGTCTGGACCGGGTACCTGTTCACCGCGTACATGCTGCCCGGCTGGTGGGCGCTGGCCGGCGCGGCGGCGGTCGCGGTGGTCACCGCGACCGCCCAGATCGGCGGCCCCGCCCTGGTGCGCGGCGCCGGCGGGCTGCTTCTGTTCGGCACGCTGCTGGTGCTCAACGCGGGCATCTCGATGACCATGACCTGGAACGAGATCGGCAAACAGCGCACCAGCGAGCGACGGATCCGGACGATCGACGCGCTGGCCCAGGCCAACGCGAAACTGGAGGAGGCGCTCAAGGAGAACGCCGGCCTGCACGCCCAGCTCCTCGTCCAGGCGCACGAGGCGGGCGTGCTCGACGAGCGGCAGCGGATGGCCGGCGAGATCCACGACGTGCTCGCCCAGGGACTGACCGGCATCGTCACCCAGCTGGAGGCGGCCGAGGCGCAACCCGCCGACCGGGAGAGGCACCTGGCCACGGCGAAACGACTCGCCCGGGAGAGCCTCACCGAGGCCCGGCGTTCGGTGCAGGCGCTGCGGCCGCAGCGCCTCGACGGGGCGGCCCTGCCCGACGCGCTCGGTGAGGTCGTCGAGACCTGGGCCGGGATGCACGGCGTACGCGCCGATCTGATCCTGACCGGAACGGCCCGGCGGCTGCTCCCCGAGATCGAGACCACCCTGCTGCGCACCGCACAGGAGGCCCTGGCCAACGTGGCCCGGCACGCCAATGCCGGCCGGGTCGGGCTGACCCTGTCGTACATGGAGGACATGGTGACCCTGGACGTCCGCGACGACGGCGACGGCTTCGACCCGGCCCGGCCCCGGGAGGTCACCGCGGCCGGCGGCTTCGGCCTCGACGCGATGCGCGAGCGACTCGCCCGGATCGCCGGCACCCTGGAGGTCGAGTCAGAATCCGGCGGCGGTACGGCGTTGTCCGCGTGCGTCCCGGCCATCGCGATCGGGGCGGCCGCGTGA
- a CDS encoding DUF2795 domain-containing protein, which translates to MERGNSKHGAVLDDQMASEVRGIFRGPAGGRADESHTPEPAGEDQPEVTIAPNGDFGRGVPNGVGSAQGEALSRFGSFLGRNAFPGDRAALEASARAMSAPDDVLRRIGTLPEGQTFQNTAEAWHASEGGDA; encoded by the coding sequence ATGGAACGGGGAAACAGCAAGCACGGCGCGGTGCTGGACGACCAGATGGCCTCGGAGGTCCGGGGCATCTTCCGGGGTCCGGCCGGGGGACGCGCCGACGAGTCGCACACACCGGAGCCCGCCGGAGAGGACCAGCCGGAGGTCACCATCGCCCCGAACGGCGATTTCGGCCGCGGCGTCCCGAACGGCGTCGGCAGCGCACAGGGTGAGGCCCTGAGCCGGTTCGGCAGCTTCCTGGGCCGCAACGCCTTCCCGGGTGACCGGGCCGCGCTGGAGGCCTCGGCGCGCGCCATGTCCGCCCCGGACGACGTGCTGCGCCGGATCGGAACGCTGCCCGAGGGGCAGACGTTCCAGAACACCGCTGAAGCCTGGCATGCGAGTGAAGGAGGAGACGCGTGA
- a CDS encoding SRPBCC family protein codes for MTRTVQASPDRVFAVLANGWSYSDWVVGTSHIRDVEQDWPATGSKLHHKAGPWPLSLHDSSTVLECVPGRELKIRAGLWPLGEAVVDIVLEPASDGATRVVMHEDFQSGPLLWMRNKINDLVLHQRNVEALRRLADIAESHP; via the coding sequence GTGACTCGTACCGTGCAGGCATCCCCCGACCGCGTCTTCGCCGTGCTCGCCAACGGCTGGTCCTACAGCGACTGGGTGGTGGGCACCTCCCACATCCGCGACGTCGAGCAGGACTGGCCGGCGACCGGCTCGAAACTGCACCACAAGGCCGGCCCGTGGCCGTTGTCGCTGCACGACTCGTCGACCGTGCTGGAGTGCGTGCCCGGCCGGGAGCTCAAGATCCGGGCCGGGCTGTGGCCGCTGGGCGAGGCGGTGGTCGACATCGTGCTGGAGCCGGCGTCCGACGGCGCGACCCGGGTGGTGATGCACGAGGACTTCCAGTCCGGGCCGCTGCTCTGGATGCGCAACAAGATCAACGATCTGGTGCTGCACCAGCGCAACGTCGAGGCGCTGCGCCGGCTCGCCGACATCGCCGAATCTCACCCGTAG